A portion of the Rosa rugosa unplaced genomic scaffold, drRosRugo1.1 SCAFFOLD_197, whole genome shotgun sequence genome contains these proteins:
- the LOC133724201 gene encoding midasin-like: MFFLCLLVNQVKKPIHDLLYAWRKLKLESWKALLDEVQDQYEINAGKLWFSLYSVLPKRTSPDATEYKLSTIQIVEDFICTSSFGEFRKSLQLLFAFLGHIKTGAAKEFETELKKEPEPNTEVRTDEPTMVSEEQKPEVKVPSSQEKV; this comes from the exons ATGTTTTTCTTGTGTCTGCTTGTAAATCAAGTGAAGAAGCCCATTCATGATCTGCTGTACGCATGGAGAAAGTTGAAATTGGAGTCATGGAAGGCATTGCTTGACGAAGTGCAGGATCAATATGAGATTAATGCTGGAAAG TTGTGGTTTTCTCTTTACTCAGTTCTACCAAAGCGAACTTCACCTGATGCTACTGAATACAAATTGTCTACTATCCAAAT TGTGGAGGACTTCATTTGCACATCCAGCTTTGGTGAATTTAGAAAAAGCCTTCAACTTCTTTTTGCGTTCCTTGGCCATATAAAAACTGGC GCTGCAAAGGAGTTTGAGACAGAACTTAAAAAAGAACCTGAGCCTAATACAGAGGTTCGCACTGATGAACCTACCATGGTGAGTGAAGAACAAAAACCAGAAGTCAAGGTCCCAAGCTCCCAGGAAAAAGTATGA